A region of Ignatzschineria larvae DSM 13226 DNA encodes the following proteins:
- the rplQ gene encoding 50S ribosomal protein L17, with the protein MRHRKAGRAFSRTSAHRKAMFKNMSVSILEHEIIKTTVPKAKELRGIVEPLITLAKVDTVANRRKAFAALRSREMVQKLFEVYGPLFKDRQGGYLRIMKCGFRPGDNAPMAYIELVDRPAKTQADAS; encoded by the coding sequence ATGCGTCATCGTAAAGCAGGTCGTGCATTTAGTCGCACTTCAGCACATAGAAAGGCTATGTTCAAAAATATGTCAGTATCTATTCTTGAACATGAAATCATCAAAACAACTGTGCCAAAAGCAAAAGAGCTTCGTGGTATCGTTGAACCTTTAATCACTTTAGCGAAAGTAGATACTGTTGCAAATCGCCGTAAAGCATTTGCAGCATTGAGATCTCGTGAAATGGTTCAAAAACTCTTCGAAGTTTATGGTCCTCTCTTCAAAGATCGTCAAGGTGGTTACCTTCGCATTATGAAGTGTGGTTTCCGTCCAGGAGACAATGCACCAATGGCATATATAGAGCTTGTAGATCGCCCAGCGAAAACTCAAGCTGATGCCAGCTAA
- a CDS encoding beta-class carbonic anhydrase: MADDNKSMLETILDYNREFVDSKEYDNLSTDKYPNKELAILTCMDARIVELLPKAMGLKNGDAKVIKNAGALITHPWGAVMRSLLVAALEFNVKEIMVIGHTDCGMRGFDPEHLLDKARQFGITDATITTLRNAGIDLDGWLRGFDNVADSVRFTVDKIRNHPLMPGRVVVHGLVIHPTTGKLHTVVNGYVEHTNLLEELGEREIDDHD; this comes from the coding sequence ATGGCTGATGATAATAAATCAATGCTAGAAACCATCTTAGATTACAATCGTGAATTTGTGGATTCTAAGGAGTATGACAATCTTTCAACGGATAAATATCCCAATAAAGAGCTCGCAATTTTAACCTGCATGGATGCGAGGATTGTGGAGCTTTTACCAAAAGCAATGGGGCTTAAAAATGGCGATGCAAAGGTGATCAAAAATGCCGGTGCATTAATTACTCATCCCTGGGGTGCAGTAATGCGTAGCCTATTAGTTGCAGCGCTTGAGTTTAATGTGAAAGAGATTATGGTCATCGGTCATACTGACTGTGGTATGCGAGGCTTTGATCCTGAACATCTCTTAGATAAAGCACGCCAATTTGGAATTACTGATGCAACCATTACCACGCTTCGAAATGCCGGTATTGATCTCGATGGTTGGTTGCGCGGCTTTGATAATGTAGCGGATAGTGTCCGTTTTACTGTTGATAAAATCCGGAATCATCCATTAATGCCAGGGCGTGTTGTTGTCCATGGTTTGGTGATTCATCCGACCACAGGGAAGTTACATACAGTGGTGAATGGCTATGTAGAACATACCAATCTGCTTGAAGAATTAGGGGAAAGAGAGATAGATGATCATGACTAA
- the lspA gene encoding signal peptidase II: protein MHSRRKAYDGKQGRPVNMIFWSLFVVVGVLLDIGSKYAAEHLLLYGQSVPVLPFLNWTLVYNPGAAFSFLADQEGWQRWFFIGITTLIAIILFFWIRRTKPQEHLLRIGLASVLVGAIGNLIDRVTLGHVIDFIHVYYGQYHFPIFNVADIFVTVGVGFIILSSITEKRRKIQEDE, encoded by the coding sequence ATGCATAGTCGTCGAAAAGCGTATGATGGCAAACAAGGGCGACCAGTGAATATGATTTTCTGGTCACTCTTTGTGGTTGTGGGTGTATTACTCGATATCGGTAGCAAGTATGCGGCCGAACATCTACTGCTCTATGGGCAGAGTGTACCCGTACTCCCTTTTCTCAATTGGACGCTTGTCTACAATCCTGGCGCTGCTTTTAGTTTTTTAGCGGATCAAGAAGGGTGGCAACGTTGGTTCTTTATTGGGATTACCACGTTAATTGCCATTATCCTTTTCTTCTGGATTCGCCGGACAAAGCCTCAGGAACACCTGCTTCGAATCGGTTTAGCTTCGGTATTAGTGGGGGCGATTGGGAATTTAATCGATCGTGTTACCTTAGGGCATGTGATCGATTTTATCCATGTCTATTATGGTCAGTATCATTTCCCCATTTTTAATGTGGCAGATATTTTTGTTACTGTAGGCGTTGGTTTTATTATTCTCTCTTCTATAACGGAGAAACGACGTAAAATCCAAGAAGACGAATAA
- the ileS gene encoding isoleucine--tRNA ligase, translated as MRGNLPKREPEFIEYWDQIDLYHKQRELFAGKPKFILHDGPPYANGAIHLGHAVNKILKDIIIKSRGQLGFDSPYVTGWDCHGLPIELVVEKKFGKVGDQLTPAQFREKCREFAGTQIAIQAKGFKRLGVLSYEEKPYLTMNQDTEADIVLALKEIVKKGHLEKGARPVHWCLDCGSSLAEAEVEYADKVSYSIDVAFPVVDSADLAKRINHAVSDDVAVVIWTTTPWTLPGNAAVSANADFIYALIRKDGKEYLVARDLVETLEKSWDCQLEILAEFEGKAVEGIELRHPIEDKNVPVILGDHVTLDAGTGFVHTAPAHGEEDYAVALKYGIEFENPVLGDGTYIQAVPHFGGKNIRGIEPEMIAFLTEKGILIHSGKITHSYAHCWRHKTPTIYRATPQWFISMDKQGLRQEVLDQIDQVQFIPTWGRERLYGMIEGRGDWCISRQRYWGVPIPFFLHKESGELHPRTDELMENVADRIREKGLEAWFGAAVEDYLPAEEAVHYQKNTDTLDVWFDSGTTHFSVLARRPELAYPADLYLEGSDQHRGWFNSSIITSVAINGVAPYKALLTHGFTVDANGRKMSKSLGNGVEPADVIDKMGADVLRLWVSSTDYRGEIPVSDEILKRTSETYRRIRNTVRFLLANTNEFDLATNGVSFDEMLPLDRWIVARALQIQEEIKEAYLEYSFHNVYQKLQYFCSIDLGSFYLDIIKDRQYTAAKESLARRSAQTALYHVLEALVRWMAPILTFTAEEVWQAMRDRGNARLESVYLTEFYDGLVSLEEGTPFDTAYWNRLLEVRREAAKQIEQLRTEGKVGSSLQTGITVYADDALFADIARLEDELRFVLLSSYADLKPLAEREESLPVQELEGAKFAVKVTALGDEYHKCVRCWHHREEVGKHPEHPELCDRCVENLSPEGEDRHYA; from the coding sequence ATGCGTGGGAACTTGCCAAAGCGTGAGCCTGAATTTATTGAGTATTGGGATCAGATTGATCTTTACCATAAACAGCGTGAACTCTTTGCTGGTAAACCTAAATTTATCCTGCATGATGGCCCTCCTTACGCAAATGGCGCTATTCATCTTGGACACGCAGTTAATAAAATCCTCAAAGATATTATTATTAAATCCCGTGGCCAATTGGGTTTTGATTCTCCTTATGTGACGGGGTGGGATTGCCATGGTTTACCGATTGAACTCGTAGTTGAGAAGAAATTTGGTAAAGTCGGTGATCAGCTAACCCCTGCACAATTCCGGGAAAAATGCCGGGAATTTGCAGGAACACAGATTGCAATTCAAGCAAAAGGCTTCAAGCGTTTAGGTGTTCTCTCTTATGAGGAGAAGCCTTATTTGACGATGAACCAAGATACTGAAGCGGATATTGTTTTAGCGCTCAAAGAGATTGTGAAAAAAGGTCACCTTGAAAAAGGGGCTCGTCCTGTACATTGGTGTCTAGATTGTGGTTCCTCATTAGCGGAAGCTGAAGTAGAGTATGCCGATAAGGTCTCTTATAGTATCGATGTTGCATTCCCTGTTGTGGACAGTGCGGATTTAGCGAAGCGCATTAATCATGCTGTATCAGATGATGTGGCCGTTGTAATTTGGACAACAACACCTTGGACATTACCGGGCAACGCTGCTGTTTCGGCAAATGCTGATTTTATCTATGCACTTATTCGTAAAGATGGCAAAGAATACCTTGTTGCCCGTGATTTAGTTGAAACGCTTGAAAAAAGTTGGGATTGCCAGTTAGAGATTTTGGCTGAATTTGAAGGAAAAGCGGTTGAGGGCATCGAGCTTCGTCATCCTATTGAAGATAAAAATGTGCCTGTCATCTTAGGCGATCACGTTACCTTAGATGCAGGTACTGGCTTTGTGCATACTGCGCCTGCACATGGTGAAGAAGACTATGCTGTAGCGCTTAAATATGGCATTGAGTTTGAAAATCCGGTCTTAGGGGATGGTACCTATATTCAGGCGGTCCCTCATTTTGGTGGTAAAAATATTCGCGGAATTGAGCCTGAGATGATTGCTTTCTTAACAGAGAAAGGCATCCTAATTCATAGCGGTAAAATTACCCATAGCTATGCTCATTGTTGGCGCCATAAAACACCGACAATCTATCGGGCAACCCCACAATGGTTTATCAGTATGGATAAACAGGGGCTTCGTCAAGAGGTTCTAGATCAAATTGATCAAGTACAATTTATCCCGACTTGGGGGAGAGAGCGCCTCTATGGCATGATCGAAGGTCGTGGTGATTGGTGTATTTCACGTCAACGTTACTGGGGCGTGCCTATTCCATTCTTCTTGCATAAAGAGAGTGGGGAACTTCATCCACGTACTGATGAATTGATGGAAAATGTTGCCGATCGTATTCGGGAGAAAGGTCTTGAGGCGTGGTTTGGCGCAGCGGTAGAAGATTATTTGCCTGCGGAAGAAGCCGTACACTATCAGAAAAATACAGATACATTAGATGTCTGGTTTGACTCAGGAACAACGCATTTTAGCGTATTAGCACGTCGTCCTGAATTAGCGTATCCTGCAGATCTCTATCTTGAAGGATCGGATCAGCATCGTGGTTGGTTCAATTCATCGATTATCACTTCTGTGGCAATTAATGGTGTTGCACCTTATAAAGCATTATTGACCCATGGTTTTACGGTCGATGCGAATGGTCGGAAGATGTCTAAATCACTCGGCAATGGTGTAGAGCCTGCAGATGTGATCGATAAGATGGGGGCAGATGTACTTCGCCTTTGGGTTTCATCGACAGATTATCGTGGAGAGATCCCTGTTTCTGATGAGATTTTGAAACGTACTTCTGAAACCTATCGCCGTATTCGTAATACGGTTCGCTTCTTGTTAGCGAATACCAATGAATTTGATTTAGCGACCAATGGTGTTTCATTTGATGAGATGTTACCGCTTGATCGTTGGATTGTAGCGAGAGCACTGCAAATTCAAGAAGAGATCAAAGAGGCTTATCTGGAGTATTCATTCCACAATGTCTATCAGAAATTACAATATTTCTGCTCAATTGATTTAGGTAGTTTCTATCTTGATATCATCAAAGATCGTCAATATACAGCCGCAAAAGAATCTTTAGCCCGTCGTTCGGCACAAACTGCACTCTATCATGTATTAGAGGCATTAGTTCGTTGGATGGCACCTATTTTGACCTTTACGGCAGAAGAAGTATGGCAAGCAATGCGTGATCGTGGTAATGCTCGTTTAGAATCTGTCTATTTAACGGAGTTTTATGATGGACTTGTATCGCTAGAAGAAGGTACACCATTCGATACCGCTTATTGGAATCGATTATTGGAAGTTCGTCGTGAAGCTGCGAAGCAGATCGAACAATTACGGACAGAAGGTAAAGTCGGTTCATCCTTACAAACAGGGATTACGGTCTACGCAGATGATGCACTCTTTGCGGATATCGCTCGTTTAGAAGATGAATTACGCTTTGTACTACTTTCATCTTATGCAGATCTTAAACCATTAGCTGAGCGGGAAGAATCACTACCTGTTCAAGAGCTAGAGGGTGCAAAATTTGCGGTTAAAGTGACGGCATTAGGCGATGAGTATCATAAGTGTGTCAGATGCTGGCATCATCGGGAAGAGGTTGGAAAACATCCTGAACATCCTGAATTATGTGATCGCTGCGTAGAAAATTTAAGTCCTGAAGGGGAAGATCGTCACTATGCATAG
- the ispH gene encoding 4-hydroxy-3-methylbut-2-enyl diphosphate reductase, with protein sequence MTKKIFLANPRGFCAGVDRAITIVERALELFGAPIYVRHEVVHNKYVVDTLKAGGAIFVDELDEVPDGKIVIFSAHGVSKAVQEDAKNRGLEVFDATCPLVTKVHLEVSRFAKDAMDTVLIGHEGHPEVIGTMGQFDTQYGGTIHLVETVDDVAHLVVKDPQKVAFVTQTTLSLDDTSQVIDALRARFPDIQGPKKSDICYATQNRQDAVKELAKVADLILVVGSKNSSNSNRLRELAEKEGTESYLIDRATDIDMKWLENHTLIGVTAGASAPDILVREVIEYLQNAGFQLEGNMPGIEEDIVFPLPKLLRPSEEKL encoded by the coding sequence ATGACTAAAAAGATATTTTTGGCGAACCCTCGGGGATTTTGTGCGGGTGTTGATCGGGCAATTACTATTGTAGAGCGAGCGCTTGAACTGTTTGGGGCTCCGATCTATGTGCGTCATGAAGTAGTGCATAATAAATATGTGGTTGATACGCTCAAAGCTGGAGGAGCTATTTTTGTGGATGAGCTTGATGAAGTGCCCGATGGTAAAATTGTGATATTTTCGGCTCATGGTGTTTCTAAAGCGGTACAAGAAGATGCTAAAAATCGTGGATTAGAAGTTTTTGATGCCACTTGTCCCTTGGTGACCAAAGTCCATTTAGAAGTAAGTCGTTTTGCCAAAGATGCGATGGATACAGTTTTAATCGGTCATGAAGGTCATCCTGAAGTGATCGGTACAATGGGGCAATTTGATACCCAATATGGTGGTACAATTCATCTGGTGGAAACTGTTGATGATGTCGCTCATTTAGTGGTTAAAGACCCACAAAAAGTAGCTTTTGTAACACAAACAACATTATCGCTCGATGATACTTCTCAAGTAATCGATGCGTTACGAGCCCGCTTTCCTGATATTCAAGGGCCTAAAAAGAGTGATATCTGCTATGCCACACAAAACAGACAAGATGCTGTAAAAGAATTGGCAAAAGTTGCTGATTTGATTTTGGTAGTAGGTTCTAAAAATAGCTCTAACTCTAATCGTTTGCGGGAATTGGCTGAAAAAGAGGGGACGGAAAGTTATCTTATTGATCGTGCGACGGATATTGATATGAAGTGGCTTGAGAATCATACATTAATCGGTGTCACTGCGGGGGCTTCAGCACCGGATATATTGGTGCGTGAAGTCATTGAGTATTTACAAAATGCTGGTTTTCAACTAGAGGGAAATATGCCGGGTATTGAGGAAGATATTGTATTTCCGCTTCCGAAATTACTTCGCCCATCAGAAGAGAAGCTGTAA
- a CDS encoding adenylyltransferase/cytidyltransferase family protein, with protein sequence MTQSIGMIVGKFYPLHQGHINMILQARQLVDELIVFVCSDSERDLKLFEESAMTRLPTSEDRTNWAKQVFATIPGIQVESFIEDGIPAYPNGWQAWSERLQATLNALNIKPTIIFSSELQDEALYRQYFNLPVRLMDPPRAQFDVSATKIRTEPYRYWHFIPTHIRPFFTKRIVIDTTFSDTLLLQSVIQLFQSIDQVDSSQLAFIVLDQSQLPQSIHHYHQEMVRINGIIGSPAFIEQTLGAIEQINLNKIQNSRDLPYYNMMAPSIFEADETDDNALMQFNELNHFVAQILEMPATK encoded by the coding sequence ATGACACAGAGTATCGGCATGATTGTTGGGAAATTTTATCCACTTCATCAAGGTCATATCAATATGATTCTACAGGCAAGACAACTCGTAGATGAACTCATTGTCTTTGTCTGTAGTGATTCAGAACGGGATCTTAAACTCTTTGAAGAGAGCGCTATGACACGTCTTCCTACTAGTGAAGATCGGACAAATTGGGCAAAACAGGTTTTTGCCACCATTCCTGGCATTCAAGTAGAATCCTTTATAGAAGATGGCATTCCAGCATATCCTAATGGCTGGCAAGCTTGGAGTGAACGACTTCAAGCAACTTTAAATGCGCTTAACATAAAGCCTACTATCATCTTTAGTAGTGAGCTTCAAGATGAAGCACTCTATCGGCAATATTTCAATCTCCCCGTACGCTTAATGGATCCACCGCGCGCCCAATTTGATGTATCTGCTACAAAAATCCGAACCGAACCCTATCGCTATTGGCATTTTATCCCAACCCATATTCGCCCTTTCTTTACCAAACGAATAGTGATTGATACAACTTTTTCTGACACTCTACTATTACAATCAGTCATTCAACTCTTTCAATCTATCGACCAAGTAGATAGCTCTCAACTAGCATTTATTGTGCTTGATCAGAGCCAACTCCCTCAATCTATTCATCATTATCATCAAGAAATGGTGCGCATTAATGGGATTATCGGCTCACCTGCCTTTATCGAACAAACATTAGGCGCCATCGAACAGATCAACCTTAATAAGATTCAGAATAGCCGAGATCTGCCGTATTATAATATGATGGCTCCTAGCATTTTTGAAGCAGATGAAACCGATGATAATGCACTGATGCAATTTAACGAGCTCAACCACTTTGTTGCACAAATACTCGAAATGCCGGCAACAAAATAG
- the cls gene encoding cardiolipin synthase, giving the protein MITSILKGSFLWTGSMITLTIYILFILAVCVKIIMDTTSVSKTLGYLVLIVFLPLFGVILYLSLGVNYRNKAMYDKKLEYNGDLKEEIYQYTKHVEEGAEATDNPVIEQFKRLAHSVSTEDVHWMSLNNDVMLLKNGEGKFPEVIKAIENAKETIHIEYYIVRNDVIGNKIKDLLIQKAKEGVKVRFIYDDFGSKHIRKKYAAEMRQAGIEVFPFRKLLFIFWANRVNYRNHRKIIVIDGRIGFVGGINIGDDYINDPASGKPILRDMHVRLEGYSCYALQHIFLSDWNFCAKQKVEPNAELFPLSLKDSKGTTAVQIVASGPDSEEPFIMNSILQAIALAKKEVLITTPYFIPTEQILTMLKIAARSQVKVKLLVPEKTNSMLVRMASRALYLDLLKAGVEIYHYQKGFIHAKTSVYDRSLAMIGTANMDIRSFDLNFEVNAIMYDQAFAEKMTAQFYEDLENAVQVTLEEWEKRPKYRVFADKFVYLASSLL; this is encoded by the coding sequence ATGATTACATCAATTCTTAAAGGTAGTTTTTTATGGACCGGCAGTATGATTACACTGACGATCTATATTCTCTTTATTTTGGCGGTCTGCGTTAAAATTATTATGGATACCACTAGCGTAAGTAAAACACTTGGTTATCTTGTCTTAATAGTGTTTCTGCCATTATTTGGCGTCATTCTCTATCTCTCTTTAGGGGTGAATTATCGCAATAAAGCGATGTATGATAAGAAATTAGAATATAACGGGGATCTTAAAGAGGAGATTTACCAATATACTAAACATGTAGAAGAGGGAGCTGAGGCGACCGATAATCCCGTTATTGAGCAGTTTAAGCGCCTTGCACACTCTGTTTCAACGGAAGATGTGCATTGGATGAGTCTTAATAATGATGTAATGCTGCTTAAAAATGGAGAGGGAAAATTTCCTGAAGTTATTAAAGCGATTGAGAATGCCAAAGAGACCATTCATATTGAGTACTATATTGTTCGAAATGATGTGATTGGTAATAAGATCAAAGATCTCTTAATTCAGAAAGCGAAAGAGGGGGTCAAGGTTCGCTTCATCTATGATGACTTTGGTAGTAAACATATTCGTAAAAAATATGCCGCAGAGATGCGCCAGGCCGGTATTGAAGTCTTCCCCTTTCGAAAACTTCTCTTTATCTTCTGGGCTAATCGAGTCAATTACCGCAATCACCGAAAAATTATTGTCATTGACGGCCGTATCGGTTTTGTCGGTGGGATCAATATAGGTGATGACTATATTAATGATCCTGCAAGTGGTAAGCCGATTTTACGGGATATGCATGTGCGTTTAGAGGGATATAGCTGTTATGCGTTACAGCATATTTTTCTCTCTGATTGGAACTTCTGTGCGAAGCAGAAAGTAGAGCCCAATGCAGAGCTTTTCCCGCTATCGCTCAAGGATAGTAAAGGTACTACCGCAGTACAGATTGTGGCAAGTGGACCAGATTCAGAAGAGCCTTTTATTATGAACTCTATCTTGCAGGCAATTGCGTTAGCGAAGAAAGAGGTTCTCATTACAACCCCTTACTTTATTCCGACAGAGCAGATTTTAACGATGTTGAAGATCGCGGCACGTAGTCAAGTGAAAGTGAAATTGCTTGTGCCTGAAAAAACCAATTCAATGTTAGTACGAATGGCGAGCCGAGCACTCTACCTTGATCTCTTAAAGGCTGGTGTTGAGATCTATCATTATCAGAAAGGTTTTATTCATGCAAAGACGAGTGTTTATGACCGAAGTCTAGCGATGATTGGTACGGCGAATATGGATATTCGAAGCTTTGATTTGAACTTTGAAGTGAATGCCATTATGTATGACCAAGCGTTTGCTGAGAAGATGACCGCGCAATTCTATGAAGATTTGGAGAATGCGGTGCAAGTTACGTTAGAAGAGTGGGAGAAGCGGCCTAAATATCGCGTGTTTGCCGATAAATTTGTCTATCTTGCTTCATCTCTTCTATAG
- the ilvA gene encoding threonine ammonia-lyase, biosynthetic — protein MNALIRDILSARVYDVAKNTQLDYLHLLSQQLHTHIWLKREDLQPIFSFKIRGAFNRIFQLSEEERAKGVICASAGNHAQGVALSGRHLKLKTTIVMPTSAPALKVNACKEMGAEVILYGNNFDEAYEHARYLSEQEGKTFIHPFDDLAVIAGQGTIGKELLDQKPDLDAIFIPVGGGGLIAGVAAYVKFIAPNCKIIGVEPEESASMLVSLQENQRVKLTQVGSFADGTAVKLVGEKTFEICQKYVDDIVTVSTDELCAAMKDIFNNTRALSEPSGALSVAGMKKYLHEHPDHGFKNVAGILSGANINFDRLRHAAERAELGEKNEALIAVKIPEIPGSFHNFINLIGKRSITEFNYRYSDPKEAVIFVGLQLSARDEEKAQILENLQNHQLEVIDLSDNEVAKLHIRHMVGGKSDVENERLFRFEFPEHPGALMQFLATLAGRWNISLFHYRNHGSDYGRVLIGIQVPEQNIIDGSFNEFLEEIGYEFTDENDNPAFKLFL, from the coding sequence ATGAATGCATTAATCCGGGATATTCTCTCTGCCCGAGTCTATGATGTGGCTAAAAATACCCAACTAGACTACCTCCATCTTTTAAGTCAACAATTACATACCCATATTTGGCTCAAACGTGAAGATCTACAACCGATCTTCTCTTTTAAGATTAGAGGTGCATTCAACCGAATTTTCCAATTAAGCGAAGAAGAGAGAGCTAAAGGGGTGATTTGTGCATCTGCCGGCAATCATGCGCAAGGTGTTGCCTTAAGTGGTCGCCACTTAAAGCTTAAAACAACCATTGTAATGCCAACATCTGCCCCAGCCCTCAAAGTGAATGCCTGTAAAGAGATGGGCGCTGAAGTGATCCTCTATGGTAACAATTTCGACGAAGCCTATGAACACGCGCGCTATCTCTCTGAACAAGAGGGTAAAACATTTATCCATCCCTTTGATGATCTTGCTGTCATTGCGGGACAAGGAACTATTGGTAAAGAGCTTCTAGATCAGAAACCCGATCTTGATGCCATCTTTATTCCTGTCGGCGGCGGAGGATTAATTGCCGGCGTTGCGGCGTATGTGAAATTTATTGCCCCTAATTGTAAAATTATCGGAGTAGAGCCAGAAGAGTCTGCCTCAATGCTCGTTTCACTTCAAGAGAATCAACGGGTAAAACTAACACAAGTAGGCTCTTTTGCCGATGGTACGGCCGTCAAACTGGTAGGTGAAAAAACCTTTGAGATCTGTCAAAAATATGTGGATGATATCGTCACCGTTTCCACAGATGAACTTTGTGCTGCGATGAAAGATATCTTCAATAATACGAGAGCCTTAAGCGAACCATCGGGAGCCCTTAGTGTTGCCGGCATGAAGAAATATCTTCATGAACACCCCGATCATGGCTTTAAAAATGTTGCTGGTATTTTAAGTGGCGCCAATATTAATTTCGATCGTTTACGCCATGCGGCAGAACGCGCAGAATTAGGGGAAAAAAATGAAGCTTTAATTGCTGTCAAAATTCCTGAAATCCCTGGCAGCTTCCACAACTTCATCAATCTTATTGGCAAACGTAGCATTACAGAATTTAATTACCGCTATTCAGATCCCAAAGAAGCGGTTATTTTTGTCGGCTTACAGCTCTCTGCCCGCGATGAAGAGAAAGCACAGATTTTAGAAAATCTGCAAAATCATCAATTAGAAGTGATTGATTTAAGTGATAATGAAGTCGCTAAACTCCATATTCGTCATATGGTCGGAGGTAAATCTGATGTGGAAAATGAACGACTCTTCCGCTTTGAATTCCCCGAACATCCGGGCGCACTCATGCAATTTCTCGCAACTTTAGCGGGTCGTTGGAATATTAGCCTCTTCCATTATCGTAATCATGGCTCTGATTATGGCCGCGTTCTCATAGGCATCCAGGTGCCAGAGCAAAATATTATAGATGGCTCTTTCAATGAATTCTTAGAAGAGATTGGCTATGAGTTTACAGACGAGAATGATAATCCGGCATTTAAACTCTTTCTGTAA
- the ribF gene encoding bifunctional riboflavin kinase/FAD synthetase produces the protein MDFFFYRDAQNTPNVPRVVTLGAFDGVHLGHQKLLARLNELALRYPDAKRTLITFEPLPHEFFLGDKAPGRIMSLKEKLIFLKAHNAVDEVIILPFTHAVREWTPTQFIQHFLVETLGVKGIVVGDDFRFGIKATGSYQDLLEASRIYPFEVIKEDYYYIGDTRISSTLIRSALAESNFNQAALYLGRPYTMISRVVYGNQLARTLGTATINLPLKRFKPLFTGVYNVYATLCKTGEKLNGVANIGYRPTVNGIKPNLEVHLHDINRNLYGADVSVQFLSKIRDERRFESLEALKAQILADAQVSKDYFNLLK, from the coding sequence ATGGATTTTTTCTTTTATCGAGACGCTCAAAATACGCCGAATGTTCCGCGTGTAGTGACATTAGGGGCTTTTGATGGTGTGCATTTGGGGCACCAAAAATTATTAGCAAGATTGAATGAACTCGCATTGCGTTATCCTGATGCAAAGCGGACATTGATCACATTTGAACCTTTACCTCATGAGTTTTTCTTGGGGGATAAGGCTCCAGGGCGAATTATGTCCTTAAAAGAGAAGTTAATTTTCTTAAAAGCGCATAATGCGGTTGATGAGGTCATTATCCTACCCTTTACACATGCTGTACGGGAATGGACGCCTACGCAATTTATTCAACATTTCTTGGTAGAAACATTAGGTGTTAAGGGGATTGTGGTTGGCGATGATTTTCGTTTTGGTATTAAAGCAACCGGTTCATATCAAGATCTTTTAGAGGCATCTCGTATCTATCCTTTTGAAGTAATCAAGGAGGATTATTACTATATTGGCGATACGCGTATTTCATCAACGCTTATCCGGTCAGCGTTAGCAGAGTCTAATTTTAATCAAGCGGCGCTCTATCTTGGCAGACCTTATACGATGATTAGTCGAGTTGTCTATGGTAATCAATTGGCAAGAACATTAGGAACTGCAACGATTAATTTACCTTTAAAACGTTTTAAACCACTCTTTACAGGTGTTTATAATGTTTATGCGACACTTTGTAAAACGGGCGAAAAGTTAAATGGAGTAGCTAATATTGGTTATAGACCAACAGTGAATGGCATTAAGCCCAATTTAGAAGTACACTTACATGATATTAACCGGAATCTATATGGCGCCGATGTGAGTGTACAATTTTTATCAAAAATTCGTGATGAGCGTCGTTTTGAGAGTTTAGAGGCGTTAAAAGCGCAGATTCTCGCAGATGCTCAAGTTTCAAAAGATTATTTCAATCTTCTAAAGTAG